CATCGGCCGCAGCGTGAAGCAGTTCACGGAGTGGCATGACCGCGGCTTCTGGAATGCCGGCAGCCGGATCGGGGACGAAAGCTACGATCTGTTCGCCTTCGCCGTGCTCTGTCTGCGCCATCTGGACGAAAGCGGACTTAAACAGGCGGGGCGGCAGCTTCCGCAGACTAGAAGCGCAGAAGATCTGGTTAAGCTCGCGAATCAGCTTCCCGACAAAAAGCTTGCCTCGTGGTTAAGGATGGCGCTGAAAGGCGGGTTTTCCACGTCGGCGGAAGCCAAGGAGATGTGGCGAAGCCATGTTTACAAATCGCGGATAGGCAAGCCTGAGCCGATTGCGACCCCGCGCTGGCTGACGGGGGCCTTTGCGTTGTCGCTGTGCCTGCTGGCGTTTACCGTTTACTGGATTTATCGTTTTTAATATTCTATATTATACATACGGAAGGCATGCCGATTCATGCCGTCATCAAGCCGCAGGTTACTTGCGGCCGGGCAGGGAAGGAAACCGGCTATGGCCATATGGAATGAACTGTTGGAGTCGGTGATGGACGCTGCAGCCGAACACGGGCTGTGGGAGCCCGGAGACGCCATTGTAGTCGCAGTGTCCGGAGGGCCGGATTCTGTGGCTCTTTTGCATGTTTTGCATGAAATATCCGTGAGCCGGATACCGCTCACGCTGATTTGCGCCCATGTGAACCACGGGTTCCGCGCGGAGTCGGCTCAGGAGGCTGAGCTTGTGCGCAGCATGGCTGAAGAGCTCGGAATCCCTTTTGAACTCGCCGAGTTCGATATTCCTTCTTTTATGAAGGAAAGCGGCCTCGGTCCGCAGGAAGCGGCAAGGGAGAAGCGTTACCAATTCCTGATTAATACGGCGCAAAGCCGGGGCGCCCGTTCCGTTGCTCTGGCTCATCATGCCGACGACCAGGCCGAGACGGTTCTGATGCGGCTGCTGCGCGGCAGCGGGCTGTCGGGGCTTGCCGGGATGCGCTTTAAAAGAACCGAAAAAAACGTGGAACTTATCCGCCCCTTCCTTCGTATTAACAAGGCGGCGATCGTGGAGGCATGCCGGCAGAGAGGCTACCGCTATGCCGAAGATCCCAGCAATGGACTGACGAAGTACAAGCGTAACGCGGTCAGGCTGGAGGTGCTTCCTTTTCTGGCTCGCTACAGTCCGAGACTGGGCCGTTCGCTTACGCAGCTGGCGGAAATCGCCAGCGCCGAGGATGATTTTATGGAAGAGGCGGCCGCCAGATGCTTTGCCGGGAACGTCCGGCAGGAACAGGGCAAATGCACCCTGGACAGAGCGGATTTTGCCGCCATACCCTCCGCTTTACAACGGCGTTTGATTAAACTAATATTAAATTATCTGTCGGCGGATACGCCGGAAATCGATTTTCCGAAGGTTGAATCCGTGAGGCGGGGAATATTGCAAGATATGCCCACCGCCTGGAGTCTAGATTTGGGCCGCGGCCTAACCTGTATACGGCAGTATAACACCATTTATTTTTTATCCGCTCCTTTGGATCATCAGGCAAGCTACGTTTATCGCTTATCTTCGCCGCAGCCCCGGATCGAACTGGGCGAGATCGGCAAGGCGATCACGATGACGCTCGCAGAGAGAGAGAATGAGGCGGTCCAGAGGGGAGAGGGCGGCAAGCTGTTGGCCCGGTTCGACTATAAAGAGCTGGTCTTCCCGCTGACGATTCGTACCAGATTGCCTGGAGATACCATAAAGGTCATGGGATTAAACGGAAGCAAAAAGGTAAAAGATATTTACATTGATGACAAAATACCTTCTACCGAACGTTCACGCATTCCCATTGTGTGCGACGGTTTGGGCAATATTGTCTGGATTCCGGGCGTTCGACGCTCGGTCCATGCCCCCGTCGGGAATCATACGGATTCGGTTCTGCTGCTGTCGATTGAAGACCTGTAGAGGATAACCGTAATGGCCGCAGACAGTTTTTCATAGTATAACTTAGGAGGTTCGCAGGTTGCAGAACGACATTCAGGAAATTTTGATCAGCGAAGAAGAAATTCAGGAAAGAGTCAAAGAGCTTGGCGCCAAGCTGAGCGATGTATACGAGGGACGCAACCCTTTGGTCATTTGCGTGCTGAAAGGCGCGTTTATTTTTATGGCCGATTTGGTTAAAGTCATAACAGTACCGGTCGAAATGGATTTTATGGCCGTATCCAGCTACGGAGCGACAACCAAGTCTTCGGGTGTTGTCAAAATCATCAAGGATTTGGACGTTCCGGTCGATGGCCGCCATGTGCTGATTGTCGAGGATATTATCGACAGCGGACTTACGCTGAGCTATCTGATTGAGCTGCTCCGCAATCGCAACGCTGCTTCAATTTCCGTCGTGACCTTGTTCGATAAACCGGCGGGCCGTACCGTAAGCCTTGAGGCGGATTACACCGGTTTTGTCATCCCCGACGAGTTTATTGTGGGATACGGACTGGACTATGCCGAGAAGTATCGGAATCTCCCTTATATCGGGGTATTGAAGCCGGAGATTTACTCTAAATAACCCATTGATCGCCTTGGTCTTCCGGATCATTTACCTAAAGTCACCTTTATTTGAGGTGCTCCGATAGGCTATGGTACAATAACTTAAGTGTTGCGAGAGGAGGTAGGGGATGAATCGGTTCATCCGAAATTCTGGTTTTTATTTGATTTTATTTCTAGTCGTGGTGGGCATTGTCCAATTCGTCAGCAATGGAAATGAAGCCGCCGATTTCCCTAGATATGACCAGCTACGGCAGGAGCTTAAGAGTAACAATGTGAAGGATTTGACGGTTCAGTTCGAAGGCAATGCCTTTAATGTAACCGGCGCTTATAAACAGAAGCCGGGATGGGCTAAATCGGAAAGCTTCTCCACATACATTCCTCCTACGGACGCGGCCATTAATGAATTGGCTGATGCCAGTCAGGCTAACAACATTCCGTTCACCCAGAAGAAAATGGAGGGCGACAGCATCTGGCTGACCTTCCTTTCCTCGATCATACCGCTTGTCATTATGTTTATCCTGTTCTTCTTCCTGTTCAATCAGGCGCAGGGCGGCGGCGGCAAGGTGATGAATTTCGGCAAGAGCAAAGCACGTCTTTACAATGAAGAGAAGAAGCGGGTCACCTTTGAAGATGTAGCCGGAGCCGACGAAGAGAAGCAAGAGCTTGTCGAAGTCGTCGAGTTCCTGAAAGATCCCCGTAAATTCGCCGCCGTTGGCGCGCGCATTCCTAAAGGGGTGTTGCTAGTAGGTCCTCCCGGTACCGGTAAAACATTGCTTGCCCGCGCTGTAGCGGGGGAAGCGGGCGTTCCGTTCTTCAGCATCTCCGGTTCCGACTTTGTGGAAATGTTCGTCGGTGTCGGCGCTTCGCGGGTACGCGACCTGTTCGAGAACGCGAAGAAGAACGCGCCTTGTATCATTTTTATCGATGAAATCGACGCCGTCGGCCGCCAGCGCGGCGCCGGGCTTGGCGGCGGGCATGACGAGCGCGAACAGACGCTCAACCAGTTGCTCGTCGAGATGGACGGATTCGGCGGCAATGAAGGCATTATCATCGTCGCGGCTACCAACCGCGCCGACATCCTCGATCCCGCCCTGCTTCGTCCGGGACGCTTTGACCGTCAGATTACGGTTGACCGCCCTGACGTGAAAGGCCGCGAGGCCGTACTTAAGGTCCATTCCCGCAACAAGCCGCTGACCAAGGACGTGAAGCTTGACGTCATCGCCAAGCGCACAACCGGTTTCACCGGCGCGGATCTGGAGAATTTGCTGAACGAAGCGGCGCTGCTCGCCGCCCGCCGCAACCGCAAGGATATCTCCATGCGGGAAGTGGATGAGGCCATCGACCGCGTCATCGTCGGCACCGAGAAGCGCAGCCGTGTAATCAGCGACCGCGAGAAACGGATCGTCGCTTACCACGAAGCCGGCCATACGATTGCCGGATACTTCCTGGAACACGCCGATATGGTTCACAAGGTGACGATCATCCCGCGCGGACGCGCCGGTGGATATGTCATTATGCTTCCGAAGGAAGACCGCATGCTGGTTACGAAGCAGGAGCTGCTTGATAAGGTAACCGGATTGCTCGGCGGCCGGGTAGCCGAGGAAATGTTCATCGGCGAGATCGGCACAGGCGCGTACAGTGACTTCCAGCAGGCAACGCGTATCGTGCGCAGCATGATTATGGAATACGGCATGAGCGAGAAGCTCGGACCGATGCAGTTCGGCACATCCCAAGGCCAAGTATTCTTGGGCCGGGATATCGGACACGAGCAGAATTACAGCGACTCGATCGCTTACGAAATCGACCAGGAAATGCAGCGGTTTATCACGGATTGCTATGACCGATGCAAAGCGCTGTTGAAAGAGCACGCGAAGGAAATGCACCTGATCGCCGGTACACTGCTGGAGAAAGAGACGCTGGAGCTTGAACAGATCAAAGAGCTGATTGAGCAGGGCTATCTGACTGAAGACGGCAAGCCGGCGGATAGCGTGGCGAATGAAACCGCAGATCCGGTTATCGATTCAATCGGCGACGTAAAAGTGCGCATTCAGGGCAAATCCGAAGAGCCTCATGCTACTTTGGGCGATTCGCCCAAAGACATTCCGAACAATCCGCAGCAAGGCGGGGAGGACGGAAATGACGACGGCAAGGGCGGCGGAGCAAGCCTGAGCTAATCGAAATTTTGTTGCAGGCCAAACAACAATCTGATCCGGAGAACGAAGTCGTTCTCCGGATTTTTTTTGGAATATGGGAAAGGTTAAGCTGTGTTGCGATAATCGGCTTTAAGGCCCGGCAATGAAGCAAGCTCCCGTAATTCGCCGCTTTTGTAGAGTGTATCCATTGGATTGACAGGGCGTAGAACGTTGTGTACATTAGTGATAAATATTACGAACTATATATCGTTTACAAAACGCCGATTTACTTTTAACATTCTGGTTATGTGCAGATTTAATATGCCGGCGAGAGGGCCGTCAACATAAGGGGGAAATTGTACCGTGGAAGCTCTGGCGCTGGAGCGCAAGCAAGAACAGAACCGTGAACTGCGTGAACGTCTTGAACATCTGAAGAAGGAACGGAATGCTATCATCTTGGCTCATTATTACCAGCGCGATGAAATTCAGGAAGTTGCCGATTTCCGGGGGGACTCTTTTTTATTGGCTCAAAAGGCCGCGGCGACAGATGCGGAAGTCATTGTGTTCTGCGGCGTTCACTTTATGGGTGAAAGCGCCAAAATTTTGGCGCCTGACAAGACGGTCCTTATTCCCGACGAGCGCGCCGGCTGTCCTATGGCCGATATGGTCAACGTGGACGGTCTTCGCAAGCTGAAAGCGAAGCATCCGAACGCCAAAGTGGTCACCTACATCAACTCCTCTGCCGAAATCAAAGCGGAGACGGATATATGTTGTACTTCCGCCAATGCCGTTCGGGTTATCGAGTCGCTGGATGCGGAAGAAATCATCTGGGTTCCGGATAAGAACCTGGGCCACTACGTTCAGGAGAAAACCGGCAAGAAGCTGATCATTTGGGAAGGTTACTGCAATACCCATGATATGCTTACGGTCAAGGATGTTGTGGAAATGAAGGCCAAGTATCCGAATGCCCAGTTTGTCGTTCACCCCGAGTGCCGACCGGAAGTCGTGGCTATGGGCGACTTTGTCGGCAGCACTACCGCCATTATCGATTACTGCAAGAAATCGGACGTTCAGGAATTTATCGTGGGGACCGAGGACGGCACAGGCTATCAGCTGCGCAAGGACAGTCCCGATAAAGACTTCCATTTTGCCTCCAAGTTCCTGGTATGCCCTAATATGAAAGTCAACAATCTCAAAAAATTGGTAAAATGCCTGGAGACGATGAAGCCGCAGATTTATGTGCCGCCCGCTGTCGCAGACAAAGCCAGAAAATCCCTAGAGCGCATGCTACAAGTCCGGTAGCATGCGCTACTCTTTCATTGAAACAGGTGAATAAGCGGTCATGATTCCACAATATTTGGTTGATTTCGACCTGCGGGAGCTCCCAACCGTAGAAACAGATTGCATCGTCATCGGCTCCGGCATTGCCGGACTGTTCACAGCTATCAAGGCCAGTGAGGATCGGCGGGTCATTATGATTACGAAGAAGTCGCTGATGGAGAGCAACACGCGTTATGCTCAAGGAGGGATCGCCGCCGTAATCGCGGAGGACGATTCGCCGCTATACCATCGGCAGGACACTTTAATGGCCGGCGCCGGGCTGTGCTCCTCGGCATCCGTAGATGCGCTCGTGAATGAAGGCCCGGAAGGCGTACGCGAACTGATACGGCTTGGAACGCTGTTTGACAAGGAGGACGGCGTTCTGGCGCTGACGCAGGAAGGGGCGCACAGCCACCGGCGGATTCTGCATGCGAATGGAGACGCAACCGGGTATGAAATTGTGCGCGCGTTGGTGCAGCAGGTATTGGAACACCACAATATTGAGGTATGGGACGACCATTTTGTGATCGATCTGATAACCGATGACGGTGAGTGCGTTGGAGCGCTTGTACAAAAACCGAACGGAGAGCGCCTTTTTTTGAAGGGGGATGCGACGGTCCTCTGCTCCGGCGGAGCGGGTCAATTGTACCGCTATACAACCAATCCCGAGATTGCGACGGGCGACGGAGTAGCAATCGCATACCGGGCGGGCGCACATATCCGGGATATGGAATTTATTCAATTCCACCCGACGGCGCTCAGTTACCCCGGCGCTCCCCGGTTTTTGATATCGGAAGCGGTGCGGGGCGAAGGGGCTGTGCTGCGCAATATCAAGGGTGAGCGCTTTATGGAGAAATACCATGAGCTGCTTGAGCTGGCGCCCCGCGACGTTGTGGCCCGGGCGATTGTCAGCGAGATGGAAGAAACGAAATCGACCTTTGTCTATTTGGATATCACCCATGAATCCGCGGATATGGTGAAGCATCGGTTCCCGACGATATATAAGACTTGCATCGGCTACGGTTTGGACATTACAAGCGACTGGATTCCGGTCGCTCCGGCTGCCCATTATATGATGGGGGGCATCAAGACCGATCTGAATGGGGAGAGCAGCATTCCGAGGCTTTTTGCCTGTGGCGAGGTATCGTCCACGGGCGTGCACGGCGCAAACCGGCTGGCCAGCAACTCTCTTTCGGAGGCGATCGTCTTCGGGCGGCGCATTATCGAGCGGGTCCGCAGCCTGCCGAAGCTGAACAAGACGCATATATCCGCGGGCTGTGATCAGGGGCGTCAGGAGCATCCGACACAGGCTATGGTGGAGCGCCGCCTGAAGCTGCAGAAGATCATGGTACGCTATGTCGGACTGCGGCGGAATGAAGAGATGCTGCTCAAAGGACTTGAAGAGTTGAACCGTCAGCTGCCGATTTTTGGAGGAGCGCTGACCAAACGTGAAGATTATGAATTCGCCAACATGCTGATCTGCAGCCTGCTTGTTACGGAATCGGCGCTGGCGCGCGAGGAGAGCAGGGGGGCTCATTACCGGGAAGATTTTCCGCAGCGGGATGATGAGTATTGGCGTAAGCATTTGCTCCAGATTCGCGAGCTGGGCATAGTGGAGGAGACAAGCGATGATGTTTAACGGTTACAATGAACAACTGGTGCAATCGATCAAGAATTGGCTAAAAGAAGATGTCGGCTCCGGAGATGTGACGACGCTGACGACGATTGCGCCCGGACATCAGTCCAAGGGTATTATTCATGCAAAAGAAGAAGGCGTGGTATGCGGCATTCCCGTCGCGGAGCTGGTGTTCGAGGTTGTCGACCCAAACCTGTCCTTCACTGCACTGGTGAAGGAAGGAGAACGGGTGGCAAAAGGAACCGTGCTCGCGGAGGTCGAGGGCAGCACTCATGCGATTTTGACCGGAGAGCGACTTGCTCTGAATTTGATGCAGCGGCTCTCGGGTGTGGCTACGCGGACGGCTTCGTTCGTGCAGGCGCTCGAAGGGCTGCCAGCGAGGCTGGTCGACACGCGTAAGACAACGCCGGGACACCGGATACTGGAGAAATACGCCGTACGCATCGGCGGCGGCGCCAATCACCGGTTCGGCTTATACGATGCCGTAATGATTAAAGATAACCATATCAAGGGGGCCGGCGGCATTCAGAAGGCCGTCAGCAGAGCCCGTGCCAATATTCCGCATACGATGACAATTGAAGTTGAGGCCGAAAGCCTGGAACAGGTAGAGGAAGCGCTGGCAGCAGGCGCGGATATTATTATGCTGGATAATATGTCGCTTGCATTAATGAAAGAGGCCGTGCGCAGAATTAAGACGAAGGCGCCGCATGTGAAGACAGAAGCCTCGGGCAATGTGTCGCTGGAAACGGTTCGCGGCATCGCCGAAACAGGCGTTGATGTGATTTCCGTCGGACGGCTCACCTATTCTTTTTCCAGTTTGGATATCAGTCTGGATCTGAATGCGAAGAAGGAGGGCGCTTTGTCATGATGCTGGCCGTGGATATCGGCAATACGAATATTGTGCTTGGGGTTTACCGGCAGCGGGAACTCCTGCACCATTTCCGGCTTAGCACGGGGCGTCAATCGACCGCGGATGAATACGGGATTATGATTTACAACTTGTTTAATATGTCGGGTCTTTCCGTGAAAAATGTGGAAGGAGTGATCATTTCTTCCGTCGTTCCTCCGCTGGTGCACGTGATCGTGGAGATGTGCGTGAAATATATCGGCAAAGAGCCGCTGGTAGTGGGGCCCGGAATCAAGACCGGGCTCAATCTGCGTTATGAGAACCCCCGGGAAGTCGGCGCGGACCGGATTGTGAACGCCGTGGCCGCCATTGAGCGCTATCAATGTCCGCTCGTCGTTGTCGACTTCGGAACCGCCACGACGTTCGACTGTATCGACGGCAGCGCCAATTATCTTGGAGGCGCCATCGTGCCGGGCATCGGAATATCTACAGAGGCGTTATATCAGAGAGCATCCAAGCTCCCCAGAATCGAGCTGGAGAAGCCCAAGAAAGTCATCGGCCGGAATACCGTGCATGCGATGCAGGCCGGTATTATTTTCGGCTATGCCGGACAGGTTGAAGGGATTGTAAGGCGAATCAAGGCCGAGATGAACGCTCCCGAACTGAAGGTTATCGCGACAGGCGGACTGGCGCCGCTGATTGCGGGCGAGACGGAGTGCATTGACGAGGTCAATTCGATGCTTACGCTGGAAGGACTGCGCATCATTTACGCTCGCAATCAATAAACTCGAAATTGAATCGAGAACAGGAGGGCTAGGCACCCATGCAGAATAAAAAGGACCGGTTGGTTCGGGGAACGGCACTCGACGGCAGGGTACGGGCTTTTGCGGTTCGTACAACAGAACTTACAGCAGAGCTGCAGCGCAGACATGATATGTATCCGACGGCAACGGCAGCACTCGGACGCACGGTTACCGCAGCCGCCATGATGGGAGCCATGCTCAAGGGCAGGGAAATGATCAATATACAGGTCAAAGGAAACGGTCCGATCGGGCAAATTGTCGCAGAGGCAAATGCAGAAGGGGAAGTCCGCGGCTATGTCCAGAATCCTCATGTTCATCTGCCAAGCAACAGTTTAGGCAAGCTGGACGTGGCGGGAGCAGTTGGAACCGAGGGCTTTATCCATGTGATTAAGGATCTCGGCCTGAAAGAGCCTTACCGCGGCAGTGTGCCGATTGTTTCCGGCGAGCTTGGCGACGATTTCACGTATTACTTTGCCGTGTCGGAGCAGACGAATTCCGCGGTCGGGCTCGGCGTGCTGGTCGAAGCGGACAACAGCGTCAAGGTGGCGGGCGGTTTTATTATTCAGCTGCTGCCGGGTCTGAGCGATGAGGAGATTACGGAAATCGAAAAAAACTTAAGTTCGACCCCTTCGGTCACGGCACTGCTGGATCAGGGAATGGAACCGGAGGAAATGCTGCGCCAAATTTTGCCGGATACGGAAGTGCTGGACGAAATGGCGATCACGTTTAAATGTCATTGCTCCCGCGAACGGGTGGAGCAGACCCTGGTAAGCCTGGGCAGATATGAACTGGAGCAGATCATCGAGGATGACGGCAAGGCAGAAGTGGTATGCCACTTCTGTAATGAAGCCTACTCTTTCAACAAGACCGAACTGCAGGAAATTCTCAATCAAGCGAAATAGGATCGTGTGGGGATGACGAGACAGGA
This region of Paenibacillus sp. URB8-2 genomic DNA includes:
- the tilS gene encoding tRNA lysidine(34) synthetase TilS codes for the protein MAIWNELLESVMDAAAEHGLWEPGDAIVVAVSGGPDSVALLHVLHEISVSRIPLTLICAHVNHGFRAESAQEAELVRSMAEELGIPFELAEFDIPSFMKESGLGPQEAAREKRYQFLINTAQSRGARSVALAHHADDQAETVLMRLLRGSGLSGLAGMRFKRTEKNVELIRPFLRINKAAIVEACRQRGYRYAEDPSNGLTKYKRNAVRLEVLPFLARYSPRLGRSLTQLAEIASAEDDFMEEAAARCFAGNVRQEQGKCTLDRADFAAIPSALQRRLIKLILNYLSADTPEIDFPKVESVRRGILQDMPTAWSLDLGRGLTCIRQYNTIYFLSAPLDHQASYVYRLSSPQPRIELGEIGKAITMTLAERENEAVQRGEGGKLLARFDYKELVFPLTIRTRLPGDTIKVMGLNGSKKVKDIYIDDKIPSTERSRIPIVCDGLGNIVWIPGVRRSVHAPVGNHTDSVLLLSIEDL
- the nadC gene encoding carboxylating nicotinate-nucleotide diphosphorylase; its protein translation is MMFNGYNEQLVQSIKNWLKEDVGSGDVTTLTTIAPGHQSKGIIHAKEEGVVCGIPVAELVFEVVDPNLSFTALVKEGERVAKGTVLAEVEGSTHAILTGERLALNLMQRLSGVATRTASFVQALEGLPARLVDTRKTTPGHRILEKYAVRIGGGANHRFGLYDAVMIKDNHIKGAGGIQKAVSRARANIPHTMTIEVEAESLEQVEEALAAGADIIMLDNMSLALMKEAVRRIKTKAPHVKTEASGNVSLETVRGIAETGVDVISVGRLTYSFSSLDISLDLNAKKEGALS
- a CDS encoding type III pantothenate kinase, producing MMLAVDIGNTNIVLGVYRQRELLHHFRLSTGRQSTADEYGIMIYNLFNMSGLSVKNVEGVIISSVVPPLVHVIVEMCVKYIGKEPLVVGPGIKTGLNLRYENPREVGADRIVNAVAAIERYQCPLVVVDFGTATTFDCIDGSANYLGGAIVPGIGISTEALYQRASKLPRIELEKPKKVIGRNTVHAMQAGIIFGYAGQVEGIVRRIKAEMNAPELKVIATGGLAPLIAGETECIDEVNSMLTLEGLRIIYARNQ
- the hpt gene encoding hypoxanthine phosphoribosyltransferase, translating into MQNDIQEILISEEEIQERVKELGAKLSDVYEGRNPLVICVLKGAFIFMADLVKVITVPVEMDFMAVSSYGATTKSSGVVKIIKDLDVPVDGRHVLIVEDIIDSGLTLSYLIELLRNRNAASISVVTLFDKPAGRTVSLEADYTGFVIPDEFIVGYGLDYAEKYRNLPYIGVLKPEIYSK
- the nadB gene encoding L-aspartate oxidase, with translation MIPQYLVDFDLRELPTVETDCIVIGSGIAGLFTAIKASEDRRVIMITKKSLMESNTRYAQGGIAAVIAEDDSPLYHRQDTLMAGAGLCSSASVDALVNEGPEGVRELIRLGTLFDKEDGVLALTQEGAHSHRRILHANGDATGYEIVRALVQQVLEHHNIEVWDDHFVIDLITDDGECVGALVQKPNGERLFLKGDATVLCSGGAGQLYRYTTNPEIATGDGVAIAYRAGAHIRDMEFIQFHPTALSYPGAPRFLISEAVRGEGAVLRNIKGERFMEKYHELLELAPRDVVARAIVSEMEETKSTFVYLDITHESADMVKHRFPTIYKTCIGYGLDITSDWIPVAPAAHYMMGGIKTDLNGESSIPRLFACGEVSSTGVHGANRLASNSLSEAIVFGRRIIERVRSLPKLNKTHISAGCDQGRQEHPTQAMVERRLKLQKIMVRYVGLRRNEEMLLKGLEELNRQLPIFGGALTKREDYEFANMLICSLLVTESALAREESRGAHYREDFPQRDDEYWRKHLLQIRELGIVEETSDDV
- the hslO gene encoding Hsp33 family molecular chaperone HslO, with amino-acid sequence MQNKKDRLVRGTALDGRVRAFAVRTTELTAELQRRHDMYPTATAALGRTVTAAAMMGAMLKGREMINIQVKGNGPIGQIVAEANAEGEVRGYVQNPHVHLPSNSLGKLDVAGAVGTEGFIHVIKDLGLKEPYRGSVPIVSGELGDDFTYYFAVSEQTNSAVGLGVLVEADNSVKVAGGFIIQLLPGLSDEEITEIEKNLSSTPSVTALLDQGMEPEEMLRQILPDTEVLDEMAITFKCHCSRERVEQTLVSLGRYELEQIIEDDGKAEVVCHFCNEAYSFNKTELQEILNQAK
- the ftsH gene encoding ATP-dependent zinc metalloprotease FtsH — translated: MNRFIRNSGFYLILFLVVVGIVQFVSNGNEAADFPRYDQLRQELKSNNVKDLTVQFEGNAFNVTGAYKQKPGWAKSESFSTYIPPTDAAINELADASQANNIPFTQKKMEGDSIWLTFLSSIIPLVIMFILFFFLFNQAQGGGGKVMNFGKSKARLYNEEKKRVTFEDVAGADEEKQELVEVVEFLKDPRKFAAVGARIPKGVLLVGPPGTGKTLLARAVAGEAGVPFFSISGSDFVEMFVGVGASRVRDLFENAKKNAPCIIFIDEIDAVGRQRGAGLGGGHDEREQTLNQLLVEMDGFGGNEGIIIVAATNRADILDPALLRPGRFDRQITVDRPDVKGREAVLKVHSRNKPLTKDVKLDVIAKRTTGFTGADLENLLNEAALLAARRNRKDISMREVDEAIDRVIVGTEKRSRVISDREKRIVAYHEAGHTIAGYFLEHADMVHKVTIIPRGRAGGYVIMLPKEDRMLVTKQELLDKVTGLLGGRVAEEMFIGEIGTGAYSDFQQATRIVRSMIMEYGMSEKLGPMQFGTSQGQVFLGRDIGHEQNYSDSIAYEIDQEMQRFITDCYDRCKALLKEHAKEMHLIAGTLLEKETLELEQIKELIEQGYLTEDGKPADSVANETADPVIDSIGDVKVRIQGKSEEPHATLGDSPKDIPNNPQQGGEDGNDDGKGGGASLS
- the nadA gene encoding quinolinate synthase NadA, translated to MEALALERKQEQNRELRERLEHLKKERNAIILAHYYQRDEIQEVADFRGDSFLLAQKAAATDAEVIVFCGVHFMGESAKILAPDKTVLIPDERAGCPMADMVNVDGLRKLKAKHPNAKVVTYINSSAEIKAETDICCTSANAVRVIESLDAEEIIWVPDKNLGHYVQEKTGKKLIIWEGYCNTHDMLTVKDVVEMKAKYPNAQFVVHPECRPEVVAMGDFVGSTTAIIDYCKKSDVQEFIVGTEDGTGYQLRKDSPDKDFHFASKFLVCPNMKVNNLKKLVKCLETMKPQIYVPPAVADKARKSLERMLQVR